The following are from one region of the Pseudodesulfovibrio piezophilus C1TLV30 genome:
- a CDS encoding AAA family ATPase, producing MIPNHIKQSLKTLIPLRQPAFLWGAPGVGKSQVVAQVADELGMALTDVRAVLLDPVDLRGLPSINSEGVAHWAPPAFLPTGGKGVLFLDELNAAPPLVQAACYQLVLDRKIGEYTLPDGWTVIAAGNRETDRAVTHRMPSALANRFVHLDFSVDVEAWLQWADQAGLCQEVSAFIRFRPNLLHNFDPKKNEKAFPSPRSWEFAARIVASVPDPDVELSLLKGTVGPGAAAEFAGFSKMFRQLPDPDGVINHPETADVPDEPAVLYALCEALAQKADEETTESIMAYASRLPSEFGVLLVRDAVKTHRGMVDSPAFSQWATANSDVLL from the coding sequence ATGATTCCAAACCATATCAAACAATCACTGAAGACCCTTATCCCCCTCAGGCAGCCTGCGTTTCTCTGGGGAGCGCCCGGTGTAGGCAAAAGCCAGGTCGTTGCTCAGGTTGCCGATGAATTGGGCATGGCGTTGACAGATGTCAGGGCTGTTTTGCTGGACCCGGTGGATTTGCGCGGTTTGCCTTCCATCAATTCTGAAGGAGTCGCCCACTGGGCGCCACCGGCTTTCCTTCCTACCGGCGGGAAGGGCGTCCTGTTTCTGGATGAACTCAATGCTGCCCCGCCTCTGGTTCAGGCCGCTTGTTATCAGCTGGTTCTGGATCGCAAGATAGGGGAATACACCCTTCCCGATGGGTGGACAGTCATTGCAGCCGGGAATCGAGAAACGGATCGTGCGGTCACTCACCGAATGCCCTCTGCCCTGGCCAATCGATTCGTCCACCTTGATTTCTCCGTTGATGTCGAAGCATGGCTTCAATGGGCGGACCAGGCAGGCTTGTGCCAGGAAGTTTCAGCATTCATCCGGTTCAGGCCGAATCTGCTTCATAATTTTGATCCGAAGAAAAATGAAAAGGCGTTTCCTTCGCCACGGTCATGGGAATTCGCAGCTCGCATCGTGGCTTCGGTTCCGGACCCTGATGTCGAGCTGAGTTTGTTGAAAGGCACGGTTGGCCCCGGTGCTGCGGCTGAGTTTGCAGGATTTTCCAAGATGTTCAGACAGCTGCCCGACCCGGATGGTGTTATCAATCACCCGGAGACTGCGGATGTCCCTGACGAACCTGCGGTTTTGTATGCCCTGTGCGAAGCTCTTGCTCAAAAAGCGGATGAAGAGACCACGGAGAGCATCATGGCGTATGCTTCCCGGTTGCCCTCGGAATTTGGGGTGCTCCTGGTCCGTGACGCTGTGAAAACACATCGCGGCATGGTCGATTCTCCAGCCTTTTCACAGTGGGCCACTGCCAATTCCGATGTGCTTCTGTAG
- a CDS encoding FeoA family protein has product MSLHKTLSSVGSGQTAFVIAIDADNKAKIRLESMGIIPGIEVDVLNNASGPLIVSVGEGRIMVERRVAKRVLVA; this is encoded by the coding sequence ATGTCTTTGCACAAAACCCTCAGTTCGGTGGGGTCCGGACAGACGGCCTTTGTTATCGCCATCGACGCCGATAACAAGGCAAAGATTCGACTCGAATCCATGGGAATCATTCCAGGAATCGAAGTTGATGTGCTCAACAACGCCAGTGGACCGCTGATCGTTTCAGTCGGAGAAGGGCGTATCATGGTTGAGCGCAGGGTAGCCAAAAGGGTTCTCGTGGCCTGA
- a CDS encoding SiaB family protein kinase encodes MANSLFKYYEEMEREGVILYFNGPVSQGVVEGIAQLMRNKMRDEEVGVGSVQRVFSILVEQMQNIVRYSTERNITTEECQGEMAHGQVVVGREEDGRFFVACGNKIRSADSIVITDHIKTLRDMSKEDLKTYYKERRKSISHATSKGAGLGFVEMARKSARPMDFDIIPLDCETSFFSMKVVAQ; translated from the coding sequence ATGGCAAACAGCTTGTTTAAATATTATGAAGAAATGGAGCGTGAAGGCGTTATCCTGTATTTTAACGGTCCTGTTTCTCAGGGGGTTGTCGAGGGTATAGCCCAACTCATGCGTAACAAGATGCGGGATGAAGAGGTGGGAGTCGGTTCGGTACAGCGGGTCTTTTCCATCCTCGTTGAGCAGATGCAGAATATTGTCCGCTATTCCACGGAACGGAATATCACCACAGAGGAATGCCAGGGAGAGATGGCCCATGGGCAGGTTGTTGTAGGGCGCGAGGAAGATGGTCGTTTTTTCGTGGCGTGCGGTAACAAGATTCGGTCTGCCGACAGCATCGTAATAACCGATCACATCAAGACCTTGCGTGACATGAGCAAGGAAGACCTCAAGACATACTACAAAGAACGGCGCAAGAGCATTTCCCATGCGACCTCCAAAGGAGCTGGGCTTGGTTTTGTGGAGATGGCGCGAAAGTCTGCCCGCCCCATGGATTTTGATATTATCCCTCTCGATTGCGAGACTTCGTTTTTTTCCATGAAAGTCGTGGCACAGTAG
- a CDS encoding Fur family transcriptional regulator — protein MQEALKTFKEYLTSNNLKLTQQRLLIFKVFMSNEEKLSSDKLLRAVQELDIRISRSTVYRTVKHLLNSGIARCIQRGDGSTHYESMGDHHSQMICERCGKRYPISNPYIDCLQQETARQQGFTMFSFQTQIHGICNQCTPSETEREIASEHHVPPKMKQGV, from the coding sequence ATGCAGGAAGCACTGAAAACATTTAAGGAATACCTGACCAGCAACAACCTCAAGTTGACACAACAACGGTTGCTGATCTTCAAGGTCTTCATGAGCAATGAGGAGAAACTCTCTTCTGACAAACTTCTCCGAGCCGTTCAGGAACTCGATATTCGAATCAGTCGATCCACAGTTTACAGAACAGTCAAACACCTACTCAACTCTGGTATTGCCCGGTGTATTCAGCGGGGAGATGGAAGCACTCATTACGAGTCCATGGGAGATCACCACAGCCAAATGATTTGCGAACGCTGCGGCAAACGATACCCCATCTCCAATCCGTATATAGATTGTCTCCAACAGGAAACAGCCAGACAACAAGGGTTCACCATGTTTAGCTTTCAGACACAGATTCACGGGATCTGCAACCAGTGCACCCCCTCCGAGACAGAGCGGGAGATCGCCTCGGAACACCATGTGCCGCCAAAAATGAAACAAGGAGTGTAA
- a CDS encoding PP2C family protein-serine/threonine phosphatase — protein MSFMIGLVDSLLNWSVERKMVVLLLLGIVLFPLTTLLILQSQGAQLATNFLVGLLAVAIITLVPFAKMISHLVALRSIKELNDQCKLLKRGDYAHVDLPAGDDEGHDFLTLKRNMHWMGYTIATREQRLQSAMKDLAVAQRQIGESLDYASLIQTSFLPDREAFSELLPEHFLIWSQRDKVGGDSYWFKQSGDGFFLGVIDCTGHGVPGAFMTLIVHSLLEEAMDGDPESPAIILSRMNQLIKDALKQHKKGAMSDDGMDCTLCHLDPKTGKLLFAGANNPLFIVEKDEVRSIKGDRCGLGYIRSPRDFSFTDVEMSLAPGTRVYMATDGIVDQVGGDKGFPFGKRRFMDFIKQTRQLPMEQQGSALMRLFADYQGEQTRRDDVTVLGFEYR, from the coding sequence ATGAGCTTCATGATCGGTCTGGTGGATTCCCTGCTCAATTGGAGTGTCGAACGGAAAATGGTTGTCCTGCTTCTGCTTGGCATTGTCCTTTTCCCTTTGACGACACTGCTCATATTACAGTCTCAGGGGGCGCAACTTGCCACGAATTTTTTGGTGGGACTTTTGGCAGTGGCCATTATAACTTTAGTTCCTTTTGCCAAGATGATCAGTCACCTCGTTGCTCTGCGCAGTATCAAGGAGTTGAATGACCAGTGCAAATTGCTAAAGCGGGGAGACTATGCCCATGTCGACCTGCCTGCCGGGGATGATGAAGGGCATGATTTTCTGACTCTCAAGCGAAATATGCACTGGATGGGCTACACTATTGCCACCCGTGAGCAACGGTTGCAGTCGGCCATGAAAGATCTGGCCGTGGCCCAGCGTCAAATTGGTGAAAGCCTCGATTATGCCAGCTTGATTCAGACCTCGTTTTTACCGGATCGGGAAGCTTTTTCCGAATTGTTGCCGGAACATTTTCTCATCTGGAGTCAGCGGGACAAGGTCGGTGGAGATTCCTATTGGTTCAAGCAGTCCGGCGATGGTTTTTTTCTCGGTGTCATTGATTGTACCGGCCATGGTGTGCCGGGTGCGTTCATGACTCTGATTGTCCACTCCCTGCTGGAAGAGGCCATGGATGGCGACCCTGAGAGTCCCGCGATAATTCTCAGCCGCATGAATCAGCTTATCAAGGATGCCCTGAAACAGCACAAGAAGGGTGCCATGTCTGATGACGGTATGGACTGCACCTTGTGCCACCTTGATCCCAAGACAGGAAAACTCCTTTTCGCAGGAGCGAACAACCCGCTGTTTATCGTTGAAAAAGATGAGGTCAGATCAATCAAGGGTGACCGTTGTGGGCTTGGGTACATCCGGTCTCCTCGCGATTTCTCTTTCACTGATGTCGAGATGTCACTGGCCCCCGGAACCCGTGTGTATATGGCGACGGATGGTATCGTTGACCAGGTTGGGGGAGACAAAGGGTTTCCGTTTGGTAAGCGGAGATTCATGGATTTCATCAAACAAACCCGGCAGCTCCCCATGGAGCAGCAGGGAAGCGCATTAATGCGTTTATTTGCCGATTATCAGGGTGAGCAGACACGTCGGGACGATGTCACTGTGCTCGGGTTTGAATATAGATAG
- a CDS encoding FeoA family protein, giving the protein MTLNELKPGSRCTMTDLTAVGALGQRLMDLGFYPGAEIEVVRNAPLVDPVELHLDGYHVSIRHNEAKHIEVER; this is encoded by the coding sequence ATGACTCTGAATGAACTCAAGCCAGGCTCCCGTTGCACCATGACGGACCTGACCGCAGTCGGTGCTCTCGGGCAACGGCTCATGGATCTTGGATTTTATCCTGGGGCTGAAATTGAGGTGGTGCGCAATGCTCCACTGGTCGATCCAGTGGAATTGCACCTTGACGGATACCATGTTTCGATTCGCCACAATGAAGCCAAGCATATTGAGGTGGAGAGATAA
- a CDS encoding Fur family transcriptional regulator, protein MSFITDIMKTAEQVFIEFLKENNLSMTPQRKIIVETFLETEGHFSAERLCGLVKGKASEIGQATIYRTLKLLVDSGLAESIEVGDGSALYEHSYGHDHHDHLICVHCNRKIEIYDDAIEKRQEEVASELGFKLTRHRMYLFGICPECAGQES, encoded by the coding sequence ATGAGTTTCATTACTGACATTATGAAGACAGCAGAACAAGTATTCATTGAGTTTCTCAAGGAAAATAATCTGAGCATGACCCCTCAAAGAAAGATTATCGTGGAGACCTTTTTGGAAACGGAAGGGCACTTCTCGGCAGAGAGGTTGTGTGGATTAGTCAAGGGAAAGGCATCTGAAATAGGGCAGGCCACCATCTACCGGACGCTGAAACTTCTCGTGGATTCAGGTCTGGCCGAGTCTATCGAAGTCGGAGACGGAAGTGCGCTTTATGAACATTCATACGGTCATGACCATCATGACCACCTGATATGTGTTCATTGCAACCGCAAGATAGAGATTTATGATGATGCGATAGAAAAACGTCAGGAGGAAGTTGCCAGTGAGTTGGGCTTCAAACTGACGAGGCATCGTATGTATCTGTTCGGAATCTGCCCCGAATGCGCTGGGCAGGAGTCATAG
- a CDS encoding DUF1987 domain-containing protein, translated as MTRFSVQATSSSPHIEFDPETMSFEIKGESYPENCWAFYGPMFDWLETFFSGINGDRVEINMEILYFNSSSSKTFMDFFDMLDDQAEQGNNIVVNWRYHEENESAMECGEEFMEDVSCIKFNLVEFNDESEC; from the coding sequence ATGACCAGATTTAGTGTACAGGCGACAAGTTCGTCACCTCATATAGAATTTGATCCCGAAACCATGTCCTTTGAAATCAAAGGGGAATCCTACCCTGAGAATTGCTGGGCATTTTATGGTCCGATGTTTGATTGGCTGGAAACTTTTTTCAGCGGGATCAATGGCGACCGGGTGGAGATCAACATGGAGATTCTGTATTTCAACAGTTCATCATCCAAGACCTTCATGGACTTTTTCGACATGCTCGATGATCAGGCGGAACAGGGCAATAATATCGTGGTCAATTGGCGGTATCACGAAGAAAACGAGTCTGCCATGGAGTGCGGGGAAGAGTTTATGGAAGATGTTTCCTGCATTAAATTCAACCTTGTCGAATTCAACGACGAATCCGAATGCTGA
- a CDS encoding DUF2201 family putative metallopeptidase, whose protein sequence is MNEVRRKLLKARTGLLLEHPFFGSLCLRMEPKEDRQCATAWTDGRTLGYNPDYIAGLEDSQVQGLMAHTVMHPACQHHTRRKGREANLWNIACDHAINWLLLDAGLTLPPRYLDNPVYHGLSSDEIYAELKAHGGEEDRPALSDGQGESDGETDWDGVAADGSEGENFGENSESGAGEAGGDGRVDEGSSGEDEAASAGEQSGDPGGSGEVRDAQTSQEGGSTAESGSDEQWELALAQAAQQARDMGDLPGNLERLIQDVLNPKIDWQEILERFIFDRARDDYSWTPPNKRFLHLDVILPSLSQRQLPEVVLVIDTSGSVSESEMDQFAAELSGILEAYDTTVRVLYCDSQVVGHDLFDRNDLPLILSPQGGGGTDYRPPFFWLEQEGIDPACLVYLTDLECIHFPEQDPEFPVLWARIGGSGTVPPFGEILEIL, encoded by the coding sequence ATGAACGAAGTTCGCAGGAAATTACTCAAGGCCCGAACCGGACTTTTGCTGGAGCATCCCTTTTTTGGTTCTCTATGCCTGCGCATGGAACCGAAGGAAGACAGGCAATGCGCCACGGCATGGACCGATGGGCGGACCCTTGGGTACAACCCGGACTATATCGCCGGGCTTGAGGATTCTCAGGTTCAGGGGTTGATGGCACATACAGTCATGCATCCGGCCTGTCAGCATCATACCCGGCGTAAGGGACGGGAAGCCAACTTGTGGAATATAGCCTGCGATCACGCCATCAATTGGCTTCTGCTTGATGCGGGTCTCACCCTGCCTCCCCGATATCTTGATAATCCCGTATATCATGGTCTTTCCTCTGATGAAATTTATGCTGAGCTGAAGGCCCATGGTGGAGAAGAGGATCGTCCTGCTCTTTCTGATGGGCAGGGGGAGAGTGACGGTGAAACTGATTGGGACGGTGTCGCAGCCGATGGAAGCGAGGGGGAAAACTTCGGCGAGAACTCAGAATCCGGCGCTGGTGAGGCCGGAGGTGATGGTCGGGTTGATGAAGGCTCTTCAGGCGAAGATGAAGCTGCGTCCGCCGGGGAACAGTCCGGCGACCCCGGTGGAAGTGGCGAAGTGCGTGATGCGCAGACGTCTCAGGAGGGCGGTTCCACAGCGGAATCCGGTAGTGATGAACAATGGGAACTGGCTTTGGCCCAAGCCGCTCAACAGGCTCGGGATATGGGCGATCTCCCAGGAAATCTGGAACGCCTCATTCAGGATGTGCTCAACCCGAAGATCGATTGGCAGGAGATTCTGGAGCGCTTCATTTTTGACAGGGCGCGAGATGATTATAGCTGGACGCCGCCTAATAAACGGTTTTTACACCTCGATGTTATTCTGCCGTCCCTGTCACAGAGACAACTGCCGGAAGTTGTCCTCGTTATCGACACATCCGGCAGTGTCAGTGAATCGGAGATGGATCAGTTTGCTGCTGAATTATCCGGAATTCTGGAAGCATATGACACCACCGTACGGGTGCTCTATTGCGATAGTCAGGTCGTAGGACATGATCTTTTTGATCGTAATGACCTGCCTTTGATTCTTTCTCCCCAAGGGGGAGGCGGCACTGACTACCGCCCTCCTTTTTTTTGGCTTGAGCAGGAGGGAATCGATCCCGCCTGTCTTGTTTACCTGACTGATCTGGAGTGCATCCACTTCCCTGAACAGGACCCCGAGTTTCCAGTGCTCTGGGCACGGATAGGGGGGAGCGGAACAGTGCCTCCCTTTGGTGAAATACTTGAAATATTATGA